The following coding sequences lie in one Longimicrobium sp. genomic window:
- a CDS encoding efflux RND transporter permease subunit: MFISDFAIKRPVITVVTMLSLVVFGIFALLSLDTDEFPEVEAPFIFVSVPYPGASPDIVEREVVEPIEEAVAGISGVDDIQSQALDGFGSIQVIFVYGKDPQQASQDIRDAISQIRGDLPQEMEEPILARFDPNDQPIISLTLSSETLSPAELTRIADPGITRDLRGINGVAEVQVVGGVERELTVEVDPARLQAAGIAMPQVIQALQSQNLAVPVGRLNEPLEERTIRLRGRLQTPAEFANLVVASRGGIPVRLSEVATVRDGTEEPRSLALFNGKPAVGIDLVKSQGASTTTVADAVIGRIETLQKQLPPGATLNVVRNSGERVASSVANVQEALIEGALLTVLVVFLFLNSWRSTVITGLALPVSVLASFVAVLAFGFTLNTMSLLGLSLAIGILIDDAIVVRENIVRHVEMGKDHFTAAREGTDEIGVAVAATTFSIVCVFVPIAFMGGLAEQWFAPFALTIACSVLVSLFVSFSLDPMLSAYWPDPHREEHEKWFITRWLDRFNRWFDRQAHNYRKVIGWALDHQLAMILIAVGSFIGALVVPAKGIFAFFAVMIVVTAAVVVLSMVRFPRGLTGGAMKAVVGVLSLVLMFVAIGVAPEGGKLGFEFFPADDQSEFEVDIDTPPGASLEYTRLKSEEVAALARREPEVRYTYTTIGGRGGAVDEGKVYVRLVPKADRGRGQKEIANAVRIAAKRVGGATAALGTGNFGGTKQIMIQLQGPDIAVLNRLAEQIEAEVRQVPGAVDVGLSTKGQKPELTVELNRGLAGSLGISAAQVAQALRPAFAGVDAGDWVDPNGETRDVYVRFAPEARERTGDLERVPLVMAGPQGPVTMPLGQVASIRRELGPAQINHLDRERVINVEANTQDRPLSEVVADITTRIEKVQMPSGYVMSFGGETEDQNEVFGRIMFALGVAVMLMYLILVVQFGSFLDPLAILLSLPLSLIGVVLGLKIAGSTLNLMSMIGIIMLMGIVAKNAILLIDFAKWSKESGMSTRDALIEAGAIRLRPILMTTFALIAGMLPVALGRGEGAQFRAPMGIAIIGGVLTSTLLTLLVIPTVWELLDDLREAVLGRFRRTPSAGHGGGHGGGAHGVDRTIPVEPRLVGREPAHQGD; the protein is encoded by the coding sequence ATGTTCATCTCCGATTTCGCCATCAAGCGGCCGGTCATCACCGTTGTGACCATGCTGTCGCTGGTGGTGTTCGGCATCTTCGCGCTGCTCAGCCTGGACACCGACGAGTTTCCGGAGGTCGAGGCGCCCTTCATCTTCGTCTCGGTGCCCTATCCCGGCGCCTCGCCCGACATCGTCGAGCGCGAGGTGGTGGAGCCCATCGAAGAGGCCGTGGCGGGCATCAGCGGCGTCGACGACATCCAGAGCCAGGCGCTGGACGGCTTCGGCTCCATCCAGGTGATCTTCGTCTACGGCAAGGACCCGCAGCAGGCCTCGCAGGACATCCGCGACGCCATCAGCCAGATCCGGGGCGACCTGCCCCAGGAGATGGAAGAGCCCATCCTGGCGCGGTTCGACCCCAACGACCAGCCCATCATCTCGCTGACGCTCTCGTCCGAGACGCTGTCGCCGGCCGAGCTCACGCGCATCGCCGACCCCGGCATCACCCGCGACCTGCGGGGCATCAACGGCGTGGCCGAGGTGCAGGTGGTGGGCGGGGTGGAGCGCGAGCTGACGGTGGAGGTAGACCCGGCCCGCCTGCAGGCCGCGGGCATCGCCATGCCGCAGGTGATCCAGGCGCTGCAGTCGCAGAACCTGGCCGTGCCCGTGGGCCGGCTGAACGAGCCGCTGGAAGAGCGCACCATCCGCCTTCGCGGGCGGCTGCAGACCCCCGCCGAGTTCGCCAACCTGGTGGTCGCCTCGCGCGGCGGCATTCCCGTCCGCCTCTCCGAGGTGGCGACCGTCCGCGACGGCACCGAGGAGCCCCGCTCGCTGGCGCTGTTCAACGGCAAGCCCGCCGTGGGCATCGACCTGGTGAAGTCGCAGGGGGCGTCGACAACGACGGTGGCGGACGCGGTGATCGGGCGCATCGAGACCCTTCAGAAGCAGCTTCCGCCCGGCGCCACGCTGAACGTGGTCCGCAACTCGGGCGAGCGGGTGGCCAGCTCCGTCGCCAACGTGCAGGAGGCGCTGATCGAAGGCGCCCTGCTGACGGTGCTGGTGGTGTTCCTGTTCCTGAACTCCTGGCGCTCCACGGTGATCACCGGCCTGGCGCTGCCGGTGTCGGTGCTCGCGAGCTTCGTGGCGGTGCTGGCGTTCGGCTTCACGCTGAACACCATGTCGCTGCTGGGGCTGTCGCTGGCCATCGGCATCCTGATCGACGACGCCATCGTGGTGCGCGAGAACATCGTGCGGCACGTGGAGATGGGGAAGGACCACTTCACCGCGGCGCGCGAGGGGACCGACGAGATCGGCGTGGCGGTGGCGGCAACCACGTTCTCCATCGTCTGCGTGTTCGTGCCCATCGCCTTCATGGGCGGCCTGGCGGAGCAGTGGTTCGCGCCCTTCGCGCTGACCATCGCCTGCTCGGTGCTGGTGTCGCTGTTCGTGTCGTTCTCGCTGGACCCCATGCTCAGCGCGTACTGGCCGGACCCGCACCGCGAAGAGCACGAGAAGTGGTTCATCACCCGCTGGCTCGACCGCTTCAACCGCTGGTTCGACCGCCAGGCCCACAACTACCGCAAGGTCATCGGCTGGGCGCTCGACCACCAGCTGGCGATGATCCTGATCGCCGTAGGCTCGTTCATCGGCGCGCTGGTGGTGCCGGCCAAGGGCATCTTCGCCTTCTTCGCGGTGATGATCGTGGTCACCGCCGCCGTGGTGGTCCTTTCGATGGTCCGCTTTCCCCGCGGGCTGACGGGCGGGGCGATGAAGGCAGTCGTCGGCGTCCTGTCGCTGGTGCTGATGTTCGTGGCCATCGGCGTGGCGCCCGAGGGGGGCAAGCTGGGCTTCGAGTTCTTCCCCGCCGACGACCAGTCGGAGTTCGAGGTGGACATCGACACGCCCCCCGGCGCCAGCCTGGAGTACACCCGGCTGAAGAGCGAAGAGGTGGCGGCGCTCGCCCGGCGCGAGCCCGAGGTGCGGTACACCTACACCACCATTGGCGGGCGCGGCGGGGCGGTGGACGAGGGCAAGGTGTACGTGCGCCTGGTGCCCAAGGCCGACCGCGGCCGCGGGCAGAAGGAGATCGCAAACGCGGTGCGCATCGCCGCCAAGCGCGTGGGCGGGGCCACGGCCGCGCTGGGAACGGGCAACTTCGGCGGCACCAAGCAGATCATGATCCAGCTGCAGGGCCCCGACATCGCCGTGCTCAACCGCCTGGCCGAGCAGATCGAGGCCGAGGTGCGGCAGGTGCCCGGCGCCGTGGACGTGGGGCTTTCCACCAAGGGGCAGAAGCCCGAATTGACGGTGGAATTGAACCGCGGGCTGGCGGGAAGCCTGGGGATCAGCGCCGCGCAGGTGGCGCAGGCGCTGCGCCCGGCCTTCGCCGGCGTGGACGCGGGCGACTGGGTGGACCCCAACGGCGAAACGCGCGACGTGTACGTGCGCTTTGCCCCCGAGGCGCGGGAGCGCACGGGCGACCTGGAGCGCGTGCCCCTGGTGATGGCCGGGCCGCAGGGGCCGGTGACCATGCCGCTCGGACAGGTGGCCAGCATCCGGCGCGAGCTGGGGCCGGCGCAGATCAACCACCTGGACCGCGAGCGGGTGATCAACGTCGAAGCCAACACCCAGGACCGCCCGCTTTCCGAGGTGGTGGCCGACATCACCACGCGCATCGAGAAGGTGCAGATGCCCAGCGGCTACGTGATGAGCTTCGGGGGCGAGACCGAGGACCAGAACGAGGTGTTCGGGCGCATCATGTTCGCGCTGGGCGTGGCGGTGATGCTGATGTACCTGATCCTGGTGGTGCAGTTCGGCAGCTTCCTGGACCCGCTGGCCATCCTCCTCTCCCTGCCGCTGTCGCTGATCGGCGTGGTGCTGGGGCTGAAGATCGCCGGAAGCACGCTGAACCTGATGAGCATGATCGGCATCATCATGCTGATGGGCATCGTCGCCAAGAACGCCATCCTGCTGATCGACTTCGCCAAGTGGTCCAAGGAAAGCGGGATGAGCACGCGCGACGCGCTGATCGAGGCGGGCGCCATCCGGCTGCGGCCCATCCTGATGACCACCTTCGCGCTGATCGCCGGCATGCTTCCCGTGGCCCTGGGCCGCGGCGAGGGCGCCCAGTTCCGCGCGCCGATGGGCATCGCCATCATCGGCGGCGTGCTGACCAGCACCCTGCTGACGCTGCTGGTGATCCCCACCGTGTGGGAACTGCTCGACGACCTGCGCGAGGCCGTGCTGGGCCGCTTCCGCCGCACCCCCTCCGCGGGGCACGGCGGCGGACACGGCGGCGGCGCGCACGGGGTTGACCGCACGATCCCGGTGGAGCCCCGGCTGGTGGGGCGCGAGCCCGCGCACCAGGGCGATTGA